GCGGTTCTCGATGGCATAGGAGGCCAGCACGGCATCGGAAACCAGAGATCCCGAGCCCATGGCCTGCGCGACGAGGGCCATCACTTTGGCAACGTGGCCCGCAGGCGGCGCGAGCACACGGACATGGGGGAGATTCAGCCAGGTCTCCACCACTTGGCGCGCGGTAGCCAGCGGCACGGCGGCGAAGCCTCGGGCGAGGACTTTGACGGCGCGGCCCGCCCGGCGCAGATGGGAAATGAGGACTTGCTGTTCCAGCGGGGAATGAAAGCCGCTGAGGAGGACGCGGCCTTCGCGCGCCCATTGCGGCACGCGCTCAAGGATTTCGATGAGGATGTGTCCTGGGCACTGGCGCGGGGCGAGGAAGCCGAGCAGTGCTTCGGCCAGCAAAGCCGCGTTGCCGATGCCGACGATGCGCGCCGCCGCGTCAGCGGGGAGCGCGAAGCCAGGCGCGGCGGCAGGGGGATGGGCGCGGGGTTCATGCTTCATTGTCCGCGCCGCCCATGCGATGGTTGGTCAATTGGAAATCTCGTCGCCGGCTTGTGGCGGCTGGTGTTCCGCGCCATCCAGAAATTTTCGCCAACCTTTCCCGGTGGCTCGCGCCGCCCGGGCTTCCAGATCGGGTTCCTTGAGCACGCGGGCGAGCGATTGGGCGAGCGCGACAGCGACAAAATCCGATTCGCTCAAGCGCGAGAGCCTGGCACCCTCGCGCAAGGGGGAAATCAATTCCTCGGGAAGTTCAATGGTGGCGCTCATGCCGGGTTCCACTATCGAGGAATTCCGCCGGGGTTTCAACCCTGATTCCAAGCAGCCGCGCCATGCGGAAATTCCGGGTGTTAAACGTGACGATGACATCGGCACTGGCGGCAACGGCGAGTTCGGCGATAAAATCATCGTCGGGATCATGAAGAAAGGGGCGCAATCGGAAAGTAATCCGCACCTGCGTCGCATTGGCCGCCAAATCATCCAGGAAAGCCCCTATGTCCGCCTTGGTTACGCCCAGGTGCCCCAGTTGCTCCTCGTATTCCAGAAGAACCGCCGTGGAAATCATCCAGTCCCATGATCCCGGCTGGCAAAGGTAAAGCCAAGGGGGGTCAGTCCTTACTTATTGTATTGACAAGACGATCAGGAGTTGGGAGGAAGGGAGGTGGCAAGAGAAACGAGGATGGAGTTTGAGAGGGCGCGTTATCACGTGATCAGCAGGGGCAACTACCGTGGGTGGATATTCCGGGAGCGCGCTTTTCACAGCGCAGGTCTGGCGCTGTTTCCGCTTGCTCCACCCGCACGCTCGCAAGATTGATTGGGTGCTACATCCACCTCATGGTTGCCCTTCATCTTCACTTCCTTCTACCGATAGGTGTTAGAAGTAAGGACTGACCCTTTAGTGCCCTCACTGATCCATTGGTCGACGTCGAGCCGGTCGGGCGCATAGGCGATCGACGTATCCGATCCGCCCGGCAGCTCCGCCTCGACCAAGGCGCTCATGCCGAAATGGAGGAACATGCCATGCTTCATGGCCTCCCACTTTTTCAGTTTCTCCACGGAAAGCCGCTGCGCCCCGGGCAGCTTCTCATCATCGGAAGCCGACGAGCGCAGGGGGACACCGGCGGCCAGCGAAGGGATTGCGGGTGCGGATGCATTCTGTGCGGAGAGCCGGGCGCCGAGCAGAGCGCCGCCTGCCAGGGCGGATGCGCGCAGGAATTCGCGTCGCGAAGCGGATGAAGTTTTCATGAGAGGAAGGAAGGGGATGGGCTGCGAAAAGGTGGCTCGCCTCCGTTGGCCTGTGAAGCCAATATGGCCTCATCCGTCATGAAACGCCGCCCGCGATTTCTCATCGCCCTTTTCCTGTATGCAACGGCCTTTGCGATCAACTGCCCGGCAGCCGATGGCCAGCGGCAGCCGAATATCCTCGTGATCTTTGCGGACGACCTCGGGTGGAGAGACGTCGGGTTCAATGGTGACCGCCGCTATGAGACGCCGCATCTGGACGCTCTTGCGAAACAGGCACTCGTATTCCCGAACGCTTGCGCGGCGGCGGGCAACTGCGCGCCGAGCCGCGCGTGCCTATGGTCCGGGCAGTACACGCCGCGCCATGGCGTGTACGCAGTTCGCCGCACGGATCGCGGCCCGAAGGACCTTCAGCGCCTCATCCCGGTTCCGAACAGGGAGGAACTCGCGGCGGAGAAGATCACTCTGGCGGAATCGCTCCGCGCCGCAGGTTACCGCACGGGTCTGTTTGGCAAGTGGCACCTCGGCAATT
The Opitutaceae bacterium DNA segment above includes these coding regions:
- a CDS encoding twin-arginine translocation signal domain-containing protein, which translates into the protein MKTSSASRREFLRASALAGGALLGARLSAQNASAPAIPSLAAGVPLRSSASDDEKLPGAQRLSVEKLKKWEAMKHGMFLHFGMSALVEAELPGGSDTSIAYAPDRLDVDQWISEGTKGSVLTSNTYR
- a CDS encoding PIN domain-containing protein; the encoded protein is MISTAVLLEYEEQLGHLGVTKADIGAFLDDLAANATQVRITFRLRPFLHDPDDDFIAELAVAASADVIVTFNTRNFRMARLLGIRVETPAEFLDSGTRHERHH